One [Clostridium] saccharolyticum WM1 DNA segment encodes these proteins:
- a CDS encoding sigma 54-interacting transcriptional regulator encodes MTHNTTILNSVREQTLQILESGDIDGHGVDAYTLAIDLKMDRANVSRALNDLWRDGLLIKFQGKPTLFLDRKLVTEYQPGFFIPQTVAKGEVLSNLIKASDNRKQSDRAIFLEELIGADTSLKDIIALAKASVSYPPYGLHTLLFGSIGVGKSKFAHCMYLYKKTLASTDSAIPFIPVTCHSFSDNPKLFSQQLLGLARDVVSNKSRRGFLDAAKGGILFFDGIEHLSPASLELITSVITKNYYNRIGDTSLRDLQCMIIASTTCKSSNDPIRILAERFPSAISIPDLEVRGIHEKIELIIQLFSEEARIIHLPIKISKDAISCMANMNYTRNIIQLMNEIKTACSRAYLDSLSNHCRTVYIHLHDLSQELLSFIDCSANKQELVRHILEEIPDQYIELDQNGGSKYLNSFKSAPSTSEASHQQLLENHLSMEIESIDNIYQTVVENIARLSNCRDTELHAIKRNIYPIVFQIVIAQLQKKGKFEESKKHIHLLYGILLHITNFLKREDSHLLPDPCEAPAASLDSFPEEYQMALDIMENLSQIYSCYFSNREIDYLASYFAIFSNWITTVNLGLLVICHGETIASDMVSYALKTIYDDYIIDYINFSSTMSLKECLDLAVEKAKQLNRGSGILIFTDMEPLTTINEYITRQTGIDTNILYPVTLPLLLETIRQILSNRSDFSLLTPASQTHSSRAANLSSQEAFIQNLVDKVISKTTVFLDTTKAVNVLEKCLKATLLDLKIPYSNEIAAKYLCHCCNMLERAIRGETWSYTRLNGFTNEHHELMYTVEHKLEYAENIFGIKIPASEIAYITEIFME; translated from the coding sequence ATGACACATAACACAACTATACTGAATTCCGTACGGGAACAGACCCTGCAAATTCTTGAAAGTGGAGATATTGACGGCCATGGCGTTGATGCCTATACCCTTGCCATTGACCTGAAAATGGACAGGGCAAACGTATCCAGAGCCTTAAATGATCTCTGGCGGGATGGCCTCCTGATAAAATTTCAGGGAAAACCCACCCTGTTTTTGGACAGAAAGCTGGTAACAGAATACCAGCCCGGCTTTTTTATCCCTCAGACCGTGGCAAAAGGTGAAGTTCTTTCCAATCTGATCAAGGCTTCGGACAACAGGAAACAATCAGACAGAGCTATCTTTCTGGAAGAGCTAATCGGAGCGGACACCAGTCTTAAGGATATCATTGCCCTTGCCAAGGCCTCTGTTTCCTATCCGCCTTATGGGCTACACACCCTGCTCTTCGGCTCCATCGGCGTGGGCAAAAGCAAATTCGCCCACTGTATGTATCTATACAAAAAAACGCTGGCCTCAACTGACAGTGCCATTCCCTTTATTCCCGTGACCTGCCATAGCTTTTCTGACAATCCCAAACTGTTTTCCCAGCAGCTTCTGGGACTGGCCAGAGATGTAGTCTCTAACAAATCGCGGCGCGGCTTCCTGGACGCAGCCAAAGGAGGGATTCTTTTCTTTGATGGAATCGAGCACCTGTCTCCTGCCTCTTTGGAACTTATTACCTCAGTAATTACTAAAAACTATTATAACCGTATCGGCGATACCTCCCTGCGTGACCTCCAGTGTATGATAATCGCCTCCACCACCTGCAAAAGCAGCAATGACCCCATTCGCATTTTGGCGGAAAGGTTTCCTTCTGCCATTTCCATCCCTGATCTGGAGGTACGGGGGATCCACGAAAAAATAGAGCTGATCATCCAGCTCTTTTCTGAGGAAGCACGCATCATCCATCTTCCTATAAAAATTTCCAAAGACGCAATTTCCTGTATGGCTAACATGAACTATACCAGAAATATCATTCAACTGATGAATGAAATCAAGACCGCCTGCTCCCGTGCCTATCTGGACAGCCTTTCTAACCACTGCCGGACTGTTTACATCCATCTTCACGATCTGTCCCAAGAGCTTCTTTCTTTCATAGATTGTTCCGCAAACAAGCAGGAGCTTGTCCGCCATATCCTGGAGGAAATACCTGACCAGTACATCGAGCTGGACCAAAACGGAGGTTCCAAATACTTAAATTCATTTAAATCCGCCCCCTCTACATCCGAGGCCAGCCACCAGCAGCTTCTGGAAAACCATCTGAGCATGGAGATCGAATCCATTGACAACATTTATCAGACCGTAGTGGAAAACATCGCCCGGCTGTCCAACTGCAGGGATACAGAGCTTCATGCCATTAAGCGGAATATCTATCCTATTGTATTCCAGATTGTTATCGCTCAGCTGCAAAAGAAAGGCAAGTTTGAGGAGAGCAAAAAGCATATCCATCTTTTATATGGGATTCTTTTGCATATCACCAATTTTTTAAAAAGGGAAGACAGCCATTTGCTGCCAGATCCCTGCGAGGCTCCCGCCGCATCCCTGGACAGTTTCCCGGAAGAATATCAGATGGCTCTGGATATTATGGAAAATCTGTCTCAGATTTACTCCTGTTATTTCTCCAACCGGGAAATTGATTACCTGGCCTCCTATTTTGCCATTTTTTCCAACTGGATAACAACCGTTAATCTGGGACTTTTAGTGATCTGCCATGGTGAAACGATTGCTTCGGACATGGTGAGTTATGCCCTGAAAACCATTTATGATGACTATATTATAGATTATATCAACTTCTCCTCCACCATGAGCTTAAAGGAGTGCCTGGATCTAGCAGTGGAAAAGGCAAAGCAGTTAAACCGTGGCTCCGGCATCCTGATTTTCACCGATATGGAGCCGTTGACCACCATCAACGAATATATTACCAGACAAACTGGCATTGACACCAACATCCTCTACCCCGTCACCCTGCCTTTGCTCCTGGAAACCATTCGTCAGATACTGTCCAACCGTTCGGATTTCTCCCTCCTGACGCCTGCCAGTCAGACCCACAGTAGCCGTGCAGCTAACTTAAGCTCCCAGGAAGCCTTTATTCAGAATTTAGTAGACAAGGTAATTTCCAAAACTACGGTATTTTTAGACACCACTAAGGCTGTTAATGTACTTGAAAAATGCCTGAAGGCCACATTGCTGGATCTCAAGATCCCTTATTCCAATGAAATTGCAGCCAAGTATCTATGCCATTGCTGTAATATGCTGGAGCGGGCCATTCGCGGAGAGACCTGGAGCTATACCCGGCTCAACGGCTTCACCAACGAACATCATGAGCTTATGTACACGGTAGAACACAAACTGGAATATGCAGAAAATATTTTCGGGATTAAGATTCCGGCCAGTGAAATCGCATATATAACGGAGATATTCATGGAGTAA
- a CDS encoding PTS sugar transporter subunit IIA has protein sequence MSKVLLLSHGDLAREIWATSNMVLGEMSGVEYLTLPLGTDLNRYEQDIRRKIEDAEDGLLILTDIFGGTPFITASRVFASLEDKDRVEIVTGMNLAMAIQVFNFVGNMPVKELKKIAVTAGTEGIVDLKERI, from the coding sequence ATGAGTAAAGTACTTTTATTAAGTCATGGGGATTTAGCCAGGGAAATATGGGCCACATCCAACATGGTGCTGGGAGAGATGTCAGGAGTGGAGTATTTAACGCTTCCGTTGGGTACAGATTTAAACCGTTATGAGCAGGACATCCGCCGTAAAATAGAGGATGCGGAAGATGGGCTCCTGATCCTGACTGACATTTTTGGAGGAACGCCGTTTATCACAGCCTCTCGTGTGTTCGCCTCATTGGAGGACAAGGACCGGGTGGAGATAGTAACAGGCATGAATCTGGCTATGGCTATTCAGGTATTTAATTTTGTGGGAAATATGCCGGTAAAAGAACTAAAAAAGATCGCGGTGACAGCGGGTACTGAGGGAATCGTGGACTTGAAGGAACGGATATGA
- a CDS encoding PTS sugar transporter subunit IIB, giving the protein MSVRMIRIDDRLIHGQIVAAWAKNLSIKRIWIVDDDVAKDAFITNVMKMVSPPDTELVITGTDKAREMAEEFDAADKNTLILVKYPKVARLLFDTDIRLRELNVGGMGANAERKKLFKNISASEEERKTLKDMKESGVKVYFQVTPNEKQTLFEG; this is encoded by the coding sequence ATGAGCGTCAGGATGATTCGAATCGATGACCGGCTGATCCATGGACAGATTGTTGCGGCATGGGCGAAAAACCTGTCCATCAAACGAATATGGATTGTAGATGATGATGTGGCTAAGGACGCATTTATCACGAATGTAATGAAAATGGTATCTCCGCCGGATACAGAGCTTGTGATTACTGGTACTGACAAGGCAAGGGAGATGGCGGAGGAATTCGACGCCGCGGACAAAAACACGCTGATCCTGGTGAAATATCCCAAGGTCGCAAGGCTGTTGTTTGACACAGATATCAGACTCAGAGAACTGAATGTAGGCGGAATGGGGGCAAATGCAGAACGCAAAAAGCTGTTTAAGAATATTTCTGCCAGTGAGGAGGAACGGAAAACTTTAAAAGATATGAAGGAATCCGGAGTAAAGGTGTATTTCCAGGTAACACCCAATGAAAAGCAGACACTATTTGAAGGATGA
- a CDS encoding PTS mannose/fructose/sorbose/N-acetylgalactosamine transporter subunit IIC, whose product MLIQSILVAFWAWFNGMVVSEYLVWIVRGAPLVSGTITGILMGDWRSGAMIGATIQLLYMGQVTVGGISSYDKSYAGIIATAVTIASHQTPEIGITLAVALGTLGLIASNIFMTVCVAFVHMADKYVEEGKTNRIWIYNWLLPNLLCGLLWGIPAFLAVYFGSSYLEAFMNHIPAFVSKALTTVGMILPALGIAMMLKTVFNPRFSPFIVVGFLCVAYLHMDIIACALLGGACAVLYWTLNLDKLTEGGN is encoded by the coding sequence ATGTTAATTCAATCGATTTTAGTAGCTTTCTGGGCATGGTTTAACGGCATGGTGGTATCGGAATATCTGGTATGGATCGTCAGAGGCGCGCCGCTTGTAAGCGGAACCATTACTGGGATCCTGATGGGGGACTGGCGTTCCGGCGCAATGATCGGAGCTACCATCCAGCTTCTGTACATGGGACAGGTGACAGTGGGAGGCATTTCATCTTATGACAAATCCTATGCTGGCATTATCGCAACTGCAGTTACCATTGCTTCGCACCAGACACCGGAGATTGGAATCACGCTGGCAGTTGCTCTGGGGACTCTGGGCCTGATTGCAAGCAATATTTTCATGACGGTTTGCGTGGCATTTGTACATATGGCTGATAAATATGTGGAAGAGGGAAAAACCAACAGGATATGGATCTACAACTGGCTGCTTCCCAACCTTTTGTGCGGGCTGCTGTGGGGAATTCCGGCTTTTCTGGCCGTATACTTTGGCTCCTCTTATCTGGAGGCGTTTATGAATCATATTCCGGCATTTGTGTCCAAAGCACTGACCACTGTCGGCATGATTCTTCCGGCTCTGGGAATCGCAATGATGCTTAAGACTGTATTCAATCCCAGGTTTTCTCCATTTATCGTGGTAGGGTTCCTTTGTGTGGCATACCTTCATATGGATATCATCGCCTGCGCCCTGTTAGGCGGGGCCTGCGCAGTTCTTTACTGGACCCTGAATCTGGACAAACTGACAGAAGGAGGAAACTAA
- a CDS encoding PTS system mannose/fructose/sorbose family transporter subunit IID, translating into MDETIVAANENNEKKLRKSDLLRCFLIWETTSESCLSYERLMSLGFCHAMTPVINRLYKTKEERASALKRHMVFFNTENNWGAFIPGIVCSMEEERANEGTISDEMINSVKIGLMGPLAGIGDTITQGLFKTVLLAIFVDMTLKGNIAAPFIYAILMGAYIGGLGYFTFFSGYRLGQNVLGKITDVAIMRKITNSLSILGLIIAGAMMVNNVSIVTPLAINIGKTSVVIQDLLDSILPGMLSVIFVMLCFGLMKKRVSVFKIMIILFAVAIIAALFGIL; encoded by the coding sequence ATGGATGAAACCATTGTTGCAGCAAATGAAAACAATGAAAAGAAGCTGAGAAAGTCGGATTTGCTCCGCTGTTTTTTGATCTGGGAGACCACTTCAGAATCCTGCTTAAGCTATGAACGTTTAATGTCCTTAGGCTTCTGCCATGCCATGACGCCTGTGATCAACCGTCTTTATAAGACAAAGGAGGAGCGGGCGTCCGCATTGAAGCGCCACATGGTATTTTTCAACACAGAGAACAATTGGGGGGCGTTTATACCGGGGATAGTGTGCTCCATGGAAGAGGAGAGGGCCAACGAAGGCACCATCAGCGATGAGATGATCAACAGTGTTAAAATTGGTCTGATGGGACCTCTGGCAGGCATTGGGGATACCATTACCCAGGGACTATTCAAAACCGTTCTGCTGGCAATTTTTGTGGATATGACTTTAAAGGGAAACATTGCGGCGCCGTTTATTTATGCAATCCTTATGGGTGCTTATATCGGAGGGCTGGGGTATTTTACGTTCTTCTCCGGCTACCGCCTTGGGCAAAATGTGCTGGGCAAGATCACTGATGTAGCAATCATGAGGAAGATCACTAACAGCCTTTCTATCCTGGGACTGATTATTGCAGGAGCCATGATGGTGAATAATGTTTCCATTGTGACGCCTCTTGCGATCAACATTGGTAAGACCTCCGTCGTCATTCAGGATTTGCTGGATTCTATTCTTCCAGGAATGTTAAGCGTGATTTTTGTTATGTTGTGCTTTGGGTTAATGAAGAAAAGAGTCAGTGTGTTCAAGATCATGATTATTTTGTTTGCAGTTGCCATTATTGCGGCATTATTTGGAATTTTATAA
- a CDS encoding BtpA/SgcQ family protein, with the protein MRKTWLSDVIGTEKAAFGLVHLLALPGDPLYDAEGGLERIYEAALSDVQSLQEGGIDALHFSNEFSFPYQKNPPREIMAAMAYIIGRLKPYIKVPYGANVISSPSDSVALCASVGAKFTRGTFSGVYSGNLGLYDTAIGDYVRLRHNLHADDVKMIHYVVPESSADIGGRDPLASAAASKFMNMPDGFAVPGATAGQSADMSLLHQLRKSMPDMVLVASTGVKYETVEEIFSICDAAFIATSLKKDGIFENPVDKDRVKRFMERLKDFRNSL; encoded by the coding sequence ATGAGAAAAACCTGGCTTTCAGATGTCATTGGAACAGAAAAAGCGGCTTTCGGTCTGGTTCACCTGCTGGCGCTTCCCGGTGATCCGCTTTATGATGCAGAGGGTGGACTGGAAAGAATATATGAAGCAGCTTTGTCTGATGTTCAGTCTCTTCAGGAAGGAGGGATTGATGCACTGCATTTCTCCAATGAATTCAGTTTTCCCTACCAGAAGAATCCTCCCAGAGAAATCATGGCTGCAATGGCCTATATCATTGGCCGTCTGAAACCATATATCAAAGTCCCTTACGGTGCAAATGTCATCAGTAGTCCCAGCGACAGCGTGGCGTTGTGCGCCAGCGTCGGAGCAAAATTCACCAGAGGAACATTTTCAGGGGTATACTCCGGAAACCTGGGGCTGTATGACACTGCCATCGGAGATTATGTGCGTCTGCGTCACAATCTTCATGCAGATGACGTAAAGATGATCCACTATGTGGTGCCTGAGTCAAGCGCGGATATCGGTGGGCGTGATCCTTTGGCCTCTGCGGCGGCGTCTAAGTTTATGAACATGCCGGACGGATTTGCCGTGCCGGGAGCAACTGCCGGACAGTCTGCAGATATGTCTTTGCTGCATCAGTTGAGAAAGTCCATGCCGGATATGGTTCTGGTAGCTTCCACGGGTGTGAAGTATGAGACGGTTGAAGAGATATTCTCAATTTGTGATGCGGCATTTATTGCCACCAGCCTGAAAAAGGACGGAATATTTGAAAATCCTGTGGATAAGGACCGGGTAAAGCGATTTATGGAAAGGCTGAAGGATTTTAGGAACAGCCTGTAA
- a CDS encoding HAD family hydrolase — protein MLKAVLFDCDGVLMDSESIYLSCVSQILGTLGKLASVEELAYLIGADIHVITERLKQDFGLENYDTEELIRVQRTLFNERFYREKLTPMDGLEGFLESLKKEGILLAVVSSSGQDYVEYVLDRLRIREYFNLYRRQPAVPSPSQTCTWRQSGGWESTQMRRWW, from the coding sequence ATGTTAAAGGCAGTTTTATTTGACTGTGACGGCGTACTGATGGACAGTGAGAGCATCTACCTGTCCTGTGTTTCCCAAATACTGGGAACGCTGGGCAAGTTGGCTTCAGTGGAGGAACTGGCATATCTGATTGGGGCAGATATCCACGTTATCACTGAACGGCTGAAACAGGACTTCGGCCTGGAGAATTATGATACGGAAGAACTGATCCGCGTTCAAAGGACGCTGTTTAACGAGCGGTTTTATAGGGAGAAATTAACGCCCATGGACGGGCTGGAAGGCTTTTTGGAAAGTCTTAAAAAAGAGGGGATTCTTCTGGCAGTAGTTTCTTCCTCCGGCCAGGACTATGTAGAATATGTGCTGGATCGATTAAGAATCAGGGAGTATTTTAATCTATATAGGAGGCAGCCGGCCGTTCCAAGCCCTTCCCAGACCTGTACCTGGAGGCAGTCAGGCGGCTGGGAATCCACGCAAATGAGGCGGTGGTGGTAG
- a CDS encoding HAD family hydrolase produces MHANEAVVVEDSFNGIRAGLDAGCYVIAYRGTEIKQDTSGAHETVESYRDLDVKKLRESNWRFR; encoded by the coding sequence ATCCACGCAAATGAGGCGGTGGTGGTAGAAGATTCCTTTAACGGAATCCGCGCAGGACTTGATGCAGGCTGTTACGTGATTGCCTACAGGGGGACAGAGATAAAACAGGACACCTCCGGTGCCCATGAAACAGTGGAAAGTTACCGGGACTTGGATGTAAAAAAACTGAGGGAGAGTAACTGGCGGTTTAGATAA
- a CDS encoding Rqc2 family fibronectin-binding protein, with translation MALDGIVMANLTAEMKDRLEGGKIAKIAQPEKDELLFTVKNQKNTWRLLISASASLPLIYFTEANKQSPMTAPNFCMLLRKHIGNGRIIRVSQPGLERILCMEVEHFDELGDKRIKKLIVEIMGKHSNIIFCNEENMILDSIKHISAQVSSIREVLPGRTYFIPQTMEKKDPLTITQEEFLDVIGHTAAPIQKALYMKLTGISPIMGHELCHLASIDGDLSANGLSELELVHLYHMFSFVMEDIKHGHFAPNIIYKKEEPVEFSSLHLTCYQGEDYVSKCFDSISSLLETYYASKNTITRIRQKSVDLRKIVQTALERNYKKYDLQSKQLKDTDKKDKYKVYGELINTYGYELTGGEKQLICLNYYTNEEITIPLDDQLSAKENAQKYFDKYNKLKRTFEAVTEQIAETRQEIDHLESVSAALDIALMEEDLVQIKEELMEYGYIKHRRSGDKKPKITSKPFHYLSSDGFHIYVGKNNYQNEELTFKVAGNSDWWFHAKGIPGSHVIVKSEGKELPDRVFEEAGALAAYYSKGRENDKVEVDYVQKKQIKKVAGAAPGFVIYHTNYSMVAEPGILLEECK, from the coding sequence ATGGCATTAGACGGAATTGTTATGGCAAATCTCACAGCAGAGATGAAAGACCGGCTGGAAGGCGGAAAAATCGCAAAAATCGCTCAGCCAGAGAAAGATGAACTGCTGTTTACTGTTAAAAACCAGAAAAATACATGGAGACTCTTAATCTCGGCAAGTGCCAGTCTCCCGCTTATTTATTTTACGGAAGCAAATAAGCAAAGCCCCATGACCGCCCCGAATTTCTGTATGCTTTTAAGAAAGCATATTGGAAACGGCCGCATCATCCGGGTAAGCCAGCCGGGACTGGAACGGATCTTATGCATGGAAGTAGAACATTTTGATGAATTAGGCGACAAACGAATCAAAAAACTAATTGTTGAAATCATGGGAAAACACAGCAACATCATCTTTTGTAATGAAGAAAATATGATTTTAGACAGCATCAAGCACATTTCCGCCCAGGTCAGCTCCATACGTGAGGTATTGCCGGGAAGAACCTATTTTATTCCGCAGACCATGGAAAAGAAAGACCCGCTGACCATTACTCAGGAGGAATTTCTTGATGTGATCGGCCATACGGCTGCACCTATACAAAAAGCGCTGTACATGAAACTGACCGGTATAAGTCCTATTATGGGCCATGAGCTCTGCCACCTTGCATCCATTGACGGGGATTTGTCTGCCAATGGGCTGTCAGAACTGGAGCTGGTTCATTTGTATCACATGTTTTCCTTCGTCATGGAGGATATAAAGCATGGTCATTTTGCTCCAAATATTATCTATAAAAAGGAAGAGCCTGTAGAATTCTCTTCTCTTCACTTAACCTGCTATCAGGGAGAAGATTATGTTTCCAAATGCTTTGATTCCATCAGTTCCCTTTTGGAAACCTATTATGCTTCCAAAAATACCATTACCAGAATCCGCCAAAAATCCGTGGATTTACGAAAAATCGTGCAGACCGCTTTGGAACGGAACTATAAAAAATACGATCTGCAGTCCAAACAGCTAAAAGATACGGACAAAAAGGACAAGTATAAGGTCTACGGTGAGCTTATCAATACCTATGGCTATGAATTGACAGGAGGGGAAAAGCAGCTTATCTGCCTTAATTACTACACCAATGAGGAAATCACCATTCCTCTTGACGATCAACTGTCTGCAAAGGAAAATGCTCAAAAGTATTTTGACAAGTACAACAAGCTGAAGCGTACATTCGAAGCCGTAACAGAGCAAATAGCGGAAACCAGACAGGAAATTGATCATCTGGAATCCGTCAGTGCCGCTTTGGATATCGCCTTAATGGAAGAGGATCTTGTACAGATTAAAGAAGAGCTGATGGAGTATGGTTATATTAAACACCGACGCTCCGGTGACAAAAAGCCTAAGATCACAAGCAAGCCTTTCCACTACCTATCTTCAGACGGCTTCCATATTTATGTTGGAAAAAATAATTATCAGAATGAAGAGCTGACCTTTAAAGTGGCAGGAAACAGTGACTGGTGGTTCCATGCAAAAGGAATCCCGGGATCCCATGTGATCGTAAAATCCGAAGGGAAAGAGCTTCCAGACCGGGTATTTGAAGAGGCAGGTGCTTTGGCCGCCTACTATTCCAAGGGCCGTGAAAATGATAAGGTGGAAGTAGATTATGTGCAGAAAAAGCAGATTAAAAAGGTAGCCGGAGCTGCGCCCGGCTTTGTTATCTACCATACGAATTATTCCATGGTCGCCGAGCCTGGAATTCTTTTGGAAGAGTGTAAATAA
- a CDS encoding YicC/YloC family endoribonuclease produces the protein MIKSMTGFGRCETVTDEYKISVEMKAVNHRYLDLSIKMPKKFNYFEAGIRNLLKNYIQRGKVDVFISYEDYTENKLCLKYNNALAAEYMDYFAKMEAQFGIQNDIKVSALARCPEVLTMEEVPEDEEQMWKILSETMEEAAKRFVESRETEGENLKNDLLGKLKFMTGIVEFIEERSPRILLEYRTKLEDKVKELLASASVDEGRIATEVTIFADKICVDEETVRLKNHIENTCTELNTGGSVGRKLDFIAQEMNREANTILSKANDLEISDKAIALKTEIEKVREQIQNIE, from the coding sequence ATGATCAAGAGCATGACAGGTTTTGGCAGATGCGAAACTGTCACGGATGAGTACAAGATTTCCGTCGAGATGAAGGCTGTAAATCACAGATATTTGGATTTAAGCATAAAGATGCCGAAAAAGTTTAATTACTTTGAAGCGGGAATCAGGAATCTGTTAAAGAATTATATCCAGCGCGGGAAAGTAGATGTATTCATCAGCTATGAGGATTACACAGAAAATAAGCTGTGTTTAAAGTATAACAATGCGCTGGCCGCCGAATATATGGATTATTTCGCAAAGATGGAGGCACAGTTCGGGATACAAAACGACATCAAGGTATCGGCCCTGGCCAGATGTCCGGAGGTCCTTACTATGGAAGAGGTGCCGGAGGATGAGGAGCAGATGTGGAAGATTCTTTCAGAAACCATGGAAGAAGCGGCAAAACGTTTTGTGGAATCCAGAGAAACTGAAGGAGAAAATTTAAAGAATGATCTTCTTGGAAAGCTTAAGTTTATGACTGGGATTGTGGAATTTATAGAGGAACGGTCCCCCAGAATCCTTCTGGAATACAGGACAAAGCTGGAGGACAAGGTAAAGGAGCTGCTGGCAAGTGCTTCTGTTGACGAAGGCAGGATAGCCACAGAGGTTACAATTTTTGCTGATAAAATCTGTGTGGATGAAGAAACCGTACGGCTTAAAAACCACATTGAAAATACTTGTACAGAGCTTAACACAGGCGGAAGCGTGGGAAGAAAGCTGGATTTTATTGCTCAGGAGATGAACCGGGAGGCAAACACCATTCTTTCCAAAGCCAATGACCTGGAAATTTCCGATAAGGCCATCGCACTGAAGACCGAAATTGAAAAGGTAAGGGAACAGATCCAGAATATTGAGTAG
- the gmk gene encoding guanylate kinase yields MNEHGILVVVSGFSGAGKGTLMKELLKRYDNYALSISATTRNPREGEEEGREYFFVTEEHFKDMMEKEDLIEYAQYVNHYYGTPKEYVLNQMRMGKDVILEIEIQGALKVKERFPSAILIFVMPPNAEELKRRLIGRGTENMDVINARLRRAAEEAEGMEAYDYILINENIDTCVEEMHRMIQVQHNRASNNMAFLAHIREELKNI; encoded by the coding sequence ATGAATGAGCATGGCATATTGGTAGTTGTATCCGGATTTTCAGGAGCCGGCAAGGGAACCTTGATGAAGGAGCTTCTGAAACGGTATGATAATTACGCATTGTCCATTTCCGCCACGACCAGAAATCCCAGAGAGGGAGAAGAAGAAGGCAGGGAATACTTCTTTGTGACAGAAGAACACTTTAAGGATATGATGGAAAAGGAAGATTTGATCGAATATGCCCAGTACGTCAATCATTATTATGGCACGCCCAAGGAATATGTTTTGAACCAGATGAGAATGGGGAAGGATGTTATTTTGGAAATTGAAATTCAGGGAGCGCTTAAGGTAAAGGAACGTTTCCCTTCTGCAATTTTGATTTTTGTTATGCCTCCCAATGCGGAAGAGTTAAAGCGCCGTCTCATCGGCCGCGGTACGGAAAACATGGATGTGATCAATGCCAGGCTTCGCCGGGCAGCGGAGGAAGCGGAAGGCATGGAGGCCTATGATTATATCCTTATTAATGAGAATATAGACACTTGTGTGGAAGAAATGCACCGTATGATTCAGGTCCAGCATAACCGGGCTTCCAATAATATGGCATTTTTGGCCCATATCCGGGAAGAATTAAAGAATATATAG
- the rpoZ gene encoding DNA-directed RNA polymerase subunit omega, translated as MLHPSYSDLINVVNSEVEPGEAPVVQSRYSIVIAAAKRARQIIGGSEPEILGAGKKPLSVAVEELYEGKVKILSEADATEEDDN; from the coding sequence ATGTTACATCCATCTTATTCAGATTTGATTAATGTAGTAAACAGCGAGGTAGAGCCAGGAGAAGCTCCTGTCGTACAGAGCCGTTATTCCATCGTGATTGCCGCTGCCAAAAGAGCAAGGCAGATCATCGGCGGCTCAGAGCCGGAGATTTTGGGAGCCGGCAAGAAACCGCTTTCTGTTGCCGTAGAGGAACTGTATGAGGGCAAAGTGAAGATTTTAAGCGAAGCGGATGCTACGGAAGAAGACGATAATTAG